In the genome of Montipora foliosa isolate CH-2021 chromosome 3, ASM3666993v2, whole genome shotgun sequence, one region contains:
- the LOC137997005 gene encoding acetyl-CoA acetyltransferase, mitochondrial-like, whose amino-acid sequence MWEINEAFSAVVLANIKLMELDPERVNIHGGAVSIGHPIGMSGARLIAHLTHNLAEGKLGLAGICNGGGGASAMVIKRL is encoded by the exons ATGTGGGAAATAAACGAGGCTTTCAGTGCTGTAGTTTTGGCAAATATAAAG CTAATGGAATTGGATCCTGAGAGAGTAAATATCCACGGGGGCGCTGTGTCCATCGGCCATCCTATCGG GATGTCTGGCGCACGGCTTATTGCTCACTTAACGCACAACCTTGCCGAGGGAAAACTGGGACTGGCCGGCATCTGCAATGGCGGCGGAGGAGCGTCAGCTATGGTCATCAAGAGACTATGA
- the LOC137997006 gene encoding uncharacterized protein encodes MKNGTLLGKKHKDKLPPSKELMGNGFHHSVPVEWVKEKGETEETKEKRKERGEKGEDKAGKKEKISKKDREEDKERKEKREKRKDKEKEKDRKLKRRDEMEGSEADCSICQERLRKSREKSHKESRHRDKEHRSKHEHKRSRDYEEEDVKDRGHKYLDKNDDEKEYRKKKHHHEREKEREKSRKEKRHHHERHHHKRRTEDHCPGNEVDCGPFPCNEANCMTCKESLNRFEAWQERCTIEIESTRRRLEHRLHRLEKKLEEQQSEEKQIKDREYDRVLGRVTDECREVSKSVRDSSGDVKEEIRGLIRGGLSKLELKLGQISTGYNIPFMEFQDRCNPELGRNCSADRGIRRAMRSRSSPHLGRAPCEDCASALEHNGLMPPVPTTPLNVSTSLTSGTSSAVSSRANISDTGSMETVIAARPVLEEEVLRVVPETILEAKPVVEESVHNLCDTYAASQVQHQRQIQEVEKWWRHKAEEEQRVLYARICELEQMLVSTRIGDGSNDDSITAYIV; translated from the exons ATGAAAAACGGAACTTTATTGGGCAAGAAGCATAAGGACAAATTGCCCCCTTCCAAGGAGTTGATGGGGAATGGTTTTCACCACAGCGTACCTGTGGAGTGGGTGAAGGAAAAAGGAGAAACGGAAGAAAcgaaagagaaaagaaaggagAGAGGTGAAAAGGGAGAGGACAAGGCTGGAAAGAAAGAGAAGATAAGTAAGAAAGATCGAGAGGAGGAtaaagagagaaaagaaaagagggaaaaacggaaagataaagaaaaggaaaaggacaGGAAACTCAAGCGACGGGATGAAATGGAGGGAAGTGAAGCTGATTGTAGTATTTGTCAGGAAAGATTAAGAAAATCTAGGGAAAAATCTCACAAAGAATCGAGACATAGAGACAAAGAACATAGGTCAAAACACGAACATAAACGGTCAAGAGATTATGAGGAGGAAGATGTAAAGGACAGAGGACATAAATATTTGGATAAAAACGACGATGAGAAAGAATATAGGAAAAAGAAACACCACCATGAAAGAgagaaggaaagagaaaaatcaagaaaagaaaaacgtcatCATCATGAACGTCATCATCACAAACGGAGAACTGAAGACCAttgccctggaaacgag GTGGACTGTGGACCCTTTCCATGTAACGAGGCTAATTGCATGACGTGTAAAGAGTCCTTAAATCGTTTTGAAGCTTGGCAAGAACGTTGCACAATTGAGATAGAATCCACGCGGCGTAGGCTAGAACACAGGCTGCACCGATTGGAAAAGAAACTGGAAGAGCAGCAATCAGAGGAGAAACAGATCAAAGACAGAGAATATGACCGTGTGCTGGGACGCGTCACTGATGAATGTCGAGAAGTTAGCAAAAGTGTAAGAGACTCTAGCGGTGATGTTAAGGAAGAAATCCGCGGATTAATCAGGGGAGGATTAAGCAAGTTGGAGCTAAAACTTGGACAGATTTCCACAGGATATAACATACCCTTTATGGAATTCCAGGACAGGTGTAATCCCGAGTTGGGCAGAAACTGTTCTGCTGACCGAGGTATTCGCCGTGCAATGAGAAGCAGAAGTTCTCCACATCTGGGAAGGGCGCCGTGTGAGGACTGCGCAAGCGCATTGGAACACAATGGGTTGATGCCCC CTGTTCCCACCACCCCTCTGAACGTAAGCACATCTCTCACAAGTGGAACAAGTTCTGCTGTCAGTTCCCGCGCAAATATCAGTGACACGGGTTCCATGGAAACAGTCATAGCAGCGAGGCCCGTACTCGAGGAAGAAGTCTTAAGAGTGGTGCCGGAAACAATCTTAGAAGCAAAGCCTGTTGTGGAGGAATCCGTTCACAACTTGTGCGACACCTACGCTGCTTCACAG GTTCAACACCAACGCCAGATCCAAGAGGTGGAGAAGTGGTGGCGACACAAGGCTGAAGAGGAACAGCGTGTGTTATACGCGAGGATATGCGAGTTGGAGCAGATGCTTGTGTCTACCCGAATTGGAGATGGCAGCAATGATGACAGTATTACTGCCTATATTGTATGA